CATGAGCACCGGCCCCGCGCCCGGCGTACCGGGGCGGGGCAGGTCGAGCGTGGCCAGCGCCCGCTCGATGACGTCCGCCTTCGTCGACGTCGACTCGTCCAGCGGTGCCCCGAAGACGGCGTCGACGAGGTCGCCCAGCCCGAACTTCGCGCAGACGGGCTGGGCGTACACCTCGGGCTTGGACGTCGCGACGGCGAGGGTGCACCCGGCCTCGCGCAGCGCGGCCAGCGCCTCCGGGATCCCGGCGAACACGGTCGCGTCGTACATCCCGCCGTCGGCGTACACCGACCGGTAGGCCGTGACGGCCTCGCCGACACGCTCCGGCGGGACGCCGTGCGCCGGGAAGGAGTCGGTGATGGGCGGGCCGACGAACGTGCGCAGCGTCGCGGCGTCGGGCACGTCGAGCCCGAGGGTCCGGTAGGCGTGCGCGGCGGAGGACGTGATGCCGGGTGCCGAGTCCATGAGGGTGCCGTCGAGGTCGAGGAGCACGAGAGGTGAGGTCACGGTGCCACCCTACGGATCACGGCGCGGCGGGCAGCGAGCGGGCGTGCTCGACGAGCCGGTCGAACGCCGCGTCGAGGGCGGTGTCGACCTGCTGCGCCTCCGGGTGCGCGTCGAACCAGGCGATCTGCTCCTGCGCGCCGACGTCGTAGGTGACGGTCGGGCGGAACTCCGGCACGAGCGCCGTCAGGTGGGAGCAGTCGAACACCATGGAGTGCGCCTTGTCGCCGAGCAGGCCGTCGCCGACGTCGGGCAGCACGCGGGCGATCGTCTCGGACGCGACGTGCACGATCTCCGGGTCGGGGACGCCCGCCGCCTCGCCCAGCCACGTGTAGACCTGGTCCCAGGTGGGCGCGTGGGTGCCCATGACCTGGAACGCGTCACCGATGGCGAGGGGGTGACCCAGCAGCCCGACGAACCCGACCGCGAAGTCCTCGGTGTGCGTGAGCGTCCACAGGCTGGTGCCGTCCCCGTGCACGACGACGGGCCGCCCCGCCCGCATCCGGGCGACGTCGGTCCAGCCTCCCGTGGTGGGCAGCAGCGTGCGGTCGTAGGTGTGGCTCGGGCGCACGACCGTCGCGGGGAACGCGTCCTCGCGGTGGGCGCGCACCAGGACGTCCTCGCCCGCGATCTTGTCGCGCGAGTACTGCCAGAACGGGTTGCGCAGGGGCGTGGCCTCCGTCACGGGCAGCCGGGCCGGGGGCGTCTGGTAGGCGGAGGCCGACGAGACGAAAACGTACTGGCCGGTGCGGCCCGTGAACCGGTCGACGTCGCGCGCGACGTGCTCCGGCGAGAACGCCCGGAACTGCGCGACGACGTCGAAGTCGCGCCCCGCCAGGGCGGCGTCCACGGCGTCGTGGTCGCTCGCGTCCGCGGTGAGCTGCTCGACGTCGCCGGGCAGCGGGCGCGTGGTCGACCGGCCGCGGTTGAGCACCGTGACGCGGTGGCCCTGCGCGACGGCGCGGGTGACGGACGCGGCGCTGATCACGCCGGAGCCGCCGACGAAGAGGATGTCGAGGGGGTTGCGGGTCATGGACGCCATGCTGCCCGACGGCGGCGCGCGGCGCCGGACGGCGTCAGCGGGTGGCGACCGGCGCCGGGACGGTGAGGCCCGCGGGGAGGTGGTCGGGCAGGGTGCGGGTCAGGGCGGCGAGCCGCTCGGCGCGCGCCCGCCCCGTCATCCGCTCCACCGGGGCCGTGATCGAGACCGCCGCGACGGGTCGGCCGGCGCGCAGCACCGCGACGGCGGCGCAGGCGATGCCCCGCTCGTTCTCCTCCGTCTCGCTCGCGACACCCGTGCCGCGAGCCTCGCGGACGGCCTCGCGCAGCCGGTCAGGTGTCGTCGAGGGGGTGAGGTAGGGCGCCAGCACGGCGTCGTCGTCGGTGTCCCGCAGGGGGCCGGCGGCGAGCAGCGCGCGGCCGAGGGCGGTCGTGGCGGCGGGGCGTCGGCGGCCGACGGCGGACCAGACCCGCACGGCGCGCTGCGGCTCGACCTTGTCGAGGTAGACGACCTCCTGCCCGGCGAGCACGCCGAGGTGCACCAGCTCGTCGACGTCCTCGCACAGGGCGTCCAGGGCGGGGCGCAGCAGGTCGGGCAGGTTCTCCTCGGCGAGGAACGTGCTGCTCAGCGCGAGGATCGCCGGGCCGAGCCGGTAGGCGCCGTCGTCGCACTGCTCGGCGTAGCCGCGGTGCCGGAGTGCGGCGAGCGTGCGGTGCAGCGTGGACTTGTTGGCGCCGACCTCGGCGGACAGCTCGGCGAGGGGGATCCCGGCGGCGCCGGCGCGACCGAGGGCGTCGAGGGTGAGGAGCGCTTTGTCGACGCTGCCGAGCGGGCTGGGTCCCATGGGTACCTTCCGGTAAGGTGATTTCGCAGTGAACAACAGACGTTCACCATAGCGAAACGGAGACGATATGTCAGCCCCCGACGCCGCCGTCCTGGAGACCCTCGGCCGGCACCGCATCGTGCCCGTCGTCGTCGTCGACGGTGCCAAGCAGGGCCTCGCCCTCGCCGACGCGCTGATCGCCGGCGGCCTCCCCGTCGCCGAGATCACGCTGCGCACGGCCGGCGGGCTCGACGCCATCCGCGCCGTCGCCGCCGAACGCCCCGACGTCGTCGTCGGCGCCGGCACCGTCACCACCGCCGACCAGGTCGACGCCGTCGCCGCCGCCGGCGCCCGCTACATCGTGTCGCCCGGCCTCTCGGCGAAGGTCGTCCAGCGCGCCCAGGAGCACGGCGTCCCCGTCCTGCCCGGCGTCGCCACCCCCACCGAGATCATGGCCGCGCTCGACCTCGGCCTCCACACCGTCAAGCTCTTCCCCGCCTCCGTCGTCGGCGGCCCCGCCGCCCTCAAGGCGTTCGCCGCACCCTTCCCCGGCCTGCGGTTCGTCCCCACCGGCGGCGTCAGCGCCGCCAACCTCGCCGACTACCTCGGCCTTCGGCCCGTCCTCGCCGTCGGCGGCTCCTGGATGGTCGACAAGTCCCTCGTCGACGCCGGCGACTGGACCGAGATCACCCGCCGCAGCGCCGAAGCCGTCGCCCTCGTCAAGAACCAGGAGTCCTGAACCGTGGCCAACCCCTCCGTCACCACCCGCCCCGCCGCCGACTGCCGCTACGACGTCGTCGCCCTCGGCGAGGTCATGCTCCGCCTCGACCCCGGCGACCGGCGCGTCCGCACCACCCGCAGCTTCGACGTCTGGGAGGGCGGCGGCGAGTACAACGTCGCCCGCGGTCTCCGCCGCGCCTTCGGGCTGCGCGGCGCCGTCGTCACCGCCCTCGCCGACAACGAGGTCGGCCGCCTCGTCGAGGACTTCATCCTCACCGGCGGCCTCGACACCTCCTGGATCCAGTGGCACCCGTACGACGGCATCGGCCGCACCGTGCGCAACGGCCTCAACTTCACCGAGCGCGGGTTCGGCGTCCGCGGCGCCGTCGGCGTCAGCGACCGCGGCAACACCGCGATCTCCCAGATGAAGCCCGACGACGTCGACTGGGACGCCCTGTTCGGCTCCGGCGTGCGCTGGCTCCACACCGGCGGCATCTTCGCCGCCCTGTCCGAGTCCGCCGCCGACGTCGCCGAGGCCGCGATGTCCGCCGCCCGCCGCCACGGCACGATCGTGTCCTACGACCTCAACTTCCGCCCCTCCCTGTGGAAGGGCATCGGGGGCATCGAGCGCGCCCGCGAGGTCAACCAGCGCCTCGCCCACCACGTCGACGTCATGATCGGCAACGAGGAGGACTTCACCGCCTCCCTCGGCTTCGAGGTCGAGGGCGTCGACGAGTCCCTCACCGACCTCGACACCGGCGCCTTCCGCGCCATGATCAGGACCGCGTCCGAGGCGTACCCGAACTTCCAGGTCATCGCCACCACCCTGCGCGGCGTCAAGACCGCCACCGTCAACGACTGGGGCGCCATCGCCTGGTCCCGCGCCGAAGGGTTCGTCGAGGCCACCCACCGCCCCGACCTGGAGATCTACGACCGCGTCGGCGGCGGCGACTCGTTCGCCTCCGGCCTCGCGTACGGCCTCATGGAGCTCGGGTCGCTGCAGGAGGCCGTCGAGTACGGGGCCGCGCACGGCGCCCTCGCCATGACCACCCCCGGCGACACGACGACGGCGAACCTCGCCGAGGTCGCCAAGCTCGCCGGCGGGGGCAGCGCGCGCGTCCAGCGCTGAGCCGCCGCGGCTCGCCGCGCGCAGGTCGGGTGCCGGGACCGACACCCGGCACCCGACCACGAGCGCGCCTCCCGCACCCTGACCGGACGCGCCCTGCCGGTATCTTCCGCGCGGGCCGACGCTCCCTCTCAGGCAGCAGGCCCCTCCGGCCCGCTCGTCCGAGGAGCGACCCATGGCTGCGCGCAGTGTGACCCTCAAGATCCAGAACGACCTCGACGTCGCCCTGGTGAGCGACCACGACAGCATCCAGCACGGCATCTGGGGCACCGCGCCGCCGCCGCGCATCGAGCCCGGCACCACCGGCCAAGGGGTGGCGGAGTCGAGCGGCGTCGCGACAGGCACGGAAGGCACCGTCTGGTACCGCCTCGACGTCCCGGGATCGACGGGCCTCGTGCGGTTCCACTGGGACAACCCCTTCGCGGGCAGCAACAACTA
This Isoptericola jiangsuensis DNA region includes the following protein-coding sequences:
- a CDS encoding HAD hydrolase-like protein translates to MTSPLVLLDLDGTLMDSAPGITSSAAHAYRTLGLDVPDAATLRTFVGPPITDSFPAHGVPPERVGEAVTAYRSVYADGGMYDATVFAGIPEALAALREAGCTLAVATSKPEVYAQPVCAKFGLGDLVDAVFGAPLDESTSTKADVIERALATLDLPRPGTPGAGPVLMVGDREHDVHGAAVHAVGCLGVSWGYAVDGELERAGALAVVEDVADLAATVLELLGR
- a CDS encoding NAD-dependent epimerase/dehydratase family protein codes for the protein MTRNPLDILFVGGSGVISAASVTRAVAQGHRVTVLNRGRSTTRPLPGDVEQLTADASDHDAVDAALAGRDFDVVAQFRAFSPEHVARDVDRFTGRTGQYVFVSSASAYQTPPARLPVTEATPLRNPFWQYSRDKIAGEDVLVRAHREDAFPATVVRPSHTYDRTLLPTTGGWTDVARMRAGRPVVVHGDGTSLWTLTHTEDFAVGFVGLLGHPLAIGDAFQVMGTHAPTWDQVYTWLGEAAGVPDPEIVHVASETIARVLPDVGDGLLGDKAHSMVFDCSHLTALVPEFRPTVTYDVGAQEQIAWFDAHPEAQQVDTALDAAFDRLVEHARSLPAAP
- a CDS encoding IclR family transcriptional regulator, producing MGPSPLGSVDKALLTLDALGRAGAAGIPLAELSAEVGANKSTLHRTLAALRHRGYAEQCDDGAYRLGPAILALSSTFLAEENLPDLLRPALDALCEDVDELVHLGVLAGQEVVYLDKVEPQRAVRVWSAVGRRRPAATTALGRALLAAGPLRDTDDDAVLAPYLTPSTTPDRLREAVREARGTGVASETEENERGIACAAVAVLRAGRPVAAVSITAPVERMTGRARAERLAALTRTLPDHLPAGLTVPAPVATR
- the eda gene encoding bifunctional 4-hydroxy-2-oxoglutarate aldolase/2-dehydro-3-deoxy-phosphogluconate aldolase, which gives rise to MSAPDAAVLETLGRHRIVPVVVVDGAKQGLALADALIAGGLPVAEITLRTAGGLDAIRAVAAERPDVVVGAGTVTTADQVDAVAAAGARYIVSPGLSAKVVQRAQEHGVPVLPGVATPTEIMAALDLGLHTVKLFPASVVGGPAALKAFAAPFPGLRFVPTGGVSAANLADYLGLRPVLAVGGSWMVDKSLVDAGDWTEITRRSAEAVALVKNQES
- a CDS encoding sugar kinase, translated to MANPSVTTRPAADCRYDVVALGEVMLRLDPGDRRVRTTRSFDVWEGGGEYNVARGLRRAFGLRGAVVTALADNEVGRLVEDFILTGGLDTSWIQWHPYDGIGRTVRNGLNFTERGFGVRGAVGVSDRGNTAISQMKPDDVDWDALFGSGVRWLHTGGIFAALSESAADVAEAAMSAARRHGTIVSYDLNFRPSLWKGIGGIERAREVNQRLAHHVDVMIGNEEDFTASLGFEVEGVDESLTDLDTGAFRAMIRTASEAYPNFQVIATTLRGVKTATVNDWGAIAWSRAEGFVEATHRPDLEIYDRVGGGDSFASGLAYGLMELGSLQEAVEYGAAHGALAMTTPGDTTTANLAEVAKLAGGGSARVQR